A single Pygocentrus nattereri isolate fPygNat1 chromosome 28, fPygNat1.pri, whole genome shotgun sequence DNA region contains:
- the LOC108438570 gene encoding CD5 antigen-like encodes MSLCDYECFPTAQNQIALRGPDSPCEGRLEVYNDGEWGLVCYHGWNSENGQDRKNGEVVCRSLGCGQHVESGHNKDSYKNHQLPTKYWMDEVRCSGTENNLWNCKKPRVTHCKADNYVTVKCSGSIELSLNRNGKMDESAGVV; translated from the exons ATGTCTCTCTGTGATTATGAATGCTTCCCTACAGCACAGAACCAGATAGCTTTGCGGGGACCGGACAGCCCATGCGAGGGCCGCTTGGAGGTGTACAATGATGGCGAGTGGGGCTTGGTGTGCTATCATGGTTGGAACAGTGAAAATGGTCAAGATCGTAAAAATGGTGAGGTAGTGTGCAGATCTCTGGGCTGTGGACAACATGTTGAATCTGGCCATAACAAAGACAGTTACAAGAACCATCAACTACCCACTAAATATTGGATGGATGAGGTAAGATGCAGCGGAACAGAGAACAACCTGTGGAACTGCAAGAAACCCAGAGTCACTCACTGCAAAGCGGATAACTACGTAACAGTGAAGTGCTCAG GGTCTATAGAGCTGAGTTTGAACAGGAATGGAAAAATGGACGAGAGCGCTGGGGTTGTCTAG